From the genome of Vagococcus entomophilus:
TGATACTCAATAATCGTGGCAATAGCTTTTTTAATGCCTGCAGCAATCGTTTCTAGTGGAAGAAAAAAGGCTGCATGATTACTAGATGTTTTCTGCTCCAAAATGTAAGGAACATGAATAAAGCCAGCTTGAAGAGTAGGATAGCGGGTTTGAATTAAGTACTGGACTTGATACATAATATGATTACAGACAAAAGTTCCTGCAGTGTTCGAAACAGTAGCTGGAATCCCTTCTTCAGTCAAGGCGCGTAGCATAGCTTTAATTGGCAATTGTGTGAAGTAAGCAGGTGCACCATTTTCTTGAATGACGCAATCAAGCGGCTGGTTTCCTTCATTGTCGGGGATTTTCGCATCGTCAATATTGATTGCGACACGTTCAAATGAAATAGAATTTCTGCCTCCAGCCTGACCGACATTAATCACGATATCTGGTTGATGCTTTTCGATCAATTGTTCCATGACGGATTTTGCTTTTCCAAAAACAGTAGGAATTTCTTCTTTTATGATAGAGACCCCACAAATGGAGGCGGGCAATAGTTGAATTGCTTCAAAAGAAGGATTCATTTGTTCACCGCCAAATGGGTCAAACCCAGTTATCAGTATTCTCATTGTTTCAGCTCCTAAGTATTATAAAAGTATACTATCACAAATAAAAAACTGTGTAAAAAAGGAAGGTGTTATTAATGATGAAGCAGATCGTGAACAATACTACTTTCAGAAGCAGAACTAGGAAAATAAGTTGGCCAGTTATCCATTTCTTTTAGTAGTTCATCGTGCGATTCATTTCCGAAAAACAAATGAAAATGAGCAGATTTTTCTGATTGAATCAGATGATCGCTAAACTGAACAGAAGTTGGAGCTAACTCATCGCCAGCAATCTTGCTGAATAAGTAACGGACACCTTTGCTTCCAGATTCGTAAGTAAGAATTTTGTAGCCAACATATTGATAACTACCATTTTGCCAATGATTATCTGTATAAAAAGAGATTTTGTCTTTGTAAATATCTATTTTTTCAGTAGTTGTTTTGTAGCCAACGCTGTAGTATTTTTTGTACTCTTCAAAGTTTTTATCAGATGATTTTTTGGCTTTTTCTTTAAAGACAGAATCTAATGCGCCACTTTTTAAATAAGGATAAATAGATTTCCAAGAGCCTTCCCAATCAGAAAGTG
Proteins encoded in this window:
- the pcp gene encoding pyroglutamyl-peptidase I — translated: MRILITGFDPFGGEQMNPSFEAIQLLPASICGVSIIKEEIPTVFGKAKSVMEQLIEKHQPDIVINVGQAGGRNSISFERVAINIDDAKIPDNEGNQPLDCVIQENGAPAYFTQLPIKAMLRALTEEGIPATVSNTAGTFVCNHIMYQVQYLIQTRYPTLQAGFIHVPYILEQKTSSNHAAFFLPLETIAAGIKKAIATIIEYQNQPDIKEVGGQLY
- a CDS encoding ZinT/AdcA family metal-binding protein, encoding MKKKLFLPIFFLALFLPIVTGCTSKTQTNTSNTATTTSQTEQPQLTTFEDTQVSDRALSDWEGSWKSIYPYLKSGALDSVFKEKAKKSSDKNFEEYKKYYSVGYKTTTEKIDIYKDKISFYTDNHWQNGSYQYVGYKILTYESGSKGVRYLFSKIAGDELAPTSVQFSDHLIQSEKSAHFHLFFGNESHDELLKEMDNWPTYFPSSASESSIVHDLLHH